The following coding sequences lie in one Chionomys nivalis chromosome 8, mChiNiv1.1, whole genome shotgun sequence genomic window:
- the Rasgrp2 gene encoding RAS guanyl-releasing protein 2 isoform X3: MSLLFDHLEPMELAEHLTYLEYRSFCKILFQDYHSFVTHGCTVDNPVLERFISLFNSVSQWVQLMILSKPTATQRALVITHFVHVAEKLLQLQNFNTLMAVVGGLSHSSISRLKETHSHVSPETIKLWEGLTELVTATGNYGNYRRRLAACVGFRFPILGVHLKDLVALQLALPDWLDPGRTRLNGAKMRQLFSILEELAMVTSLRPPVQANPDLLSLLTVSLDQYQTEDELYQLSLQREPRSKSSPTSPTSCTPPPRPPVLEEWTSVAKPKLDQALVAEHIEKMVESVFRNFDVDGDGHISQEEFQIIRGNFPYLSAFGDLDQNQDGCISREEMISYFLRSSSVLGGRMGFVHNFQESNSLRPVACRHCKALILGIYKQGLKCRACGVNCHKQCKDRLSVECRRRAQSVSLEGSAPSPSPTHTHHRAFSFSLPRPGRRSSRPPEIREEEVQAVEDGVFDIHL, from the exons ATGTCCCTGTTGTTTGATCACTTGGAGCCTATGGAGCTGGCAGAGCATCTCACCTACTTGGAGTATCGCTCCTTCTGCAAAATCCTG TTCCAGGACTATCACAGCTTTGTGACCCACGGCTGCACCGTAGACAATCCCGTCCTGGAGCGATTCATCTCCCTCTTCAACAGTGTCTCACAGTGGGTCCAGCTCATGATCCTCAGCAAGCCCACAGCCACGCAGCGGGCGCTGGTCATCACACACTTCGTGCATGTGGCAGAG AAGCTGCTGCAGCTGCAGAACTTCAACACACTGATGGCTGTTGTTGGAGGCCTGAGTCACAGCTCCATCTCACGCCTCAAGGAGACCCACAGCCACGTCAGCCCTGAGACCATCAAG ctctgggaaggccTGACGGAATTAGTGACAGCCACCGGCAACTACGGCAATTACCGGCGTAGGCTGGCGGCCTGCGTGGGCTTCCGCTTCCCTATCCTGGGTGTGCACCTCAAGGATCTGGTGGCCTTGCAGCTGGCGCTGCCTGACTGGCTGGACCCGGGCAGGACCAGGCTCAATGGAGCCAAGATGAGGCAACTTTTTAGCATTCTGGAGGAGCTGGCCATGGTGACCAGCCTGCGACCACCTGTGCAAGCCAACCCTGACTTGCTGAGTCTACTCACG GTATCCCTGGATCAGTATCAGACGGAGGATGAGCTGTACCAGCTCTCCCTGCAGCGTGAGCCACGTTCCAAGTCATCG CCAACCAGCCCGACCAGCTGCACCCCACCTCCCCGACCTCCTGTGCTAGAAGAGTGGACCTCAGTTGCCAAGCCTAAGCTGGACCAGGCCTTGGTGGCAGAGCACATTGAGAAGATGGTGGAG TCTGTGTTCCGGAACTTTGACGTCGATGGGGACGGTCACATCTCCCAGGAGGAGTTCCAGATCATCCGGGGCAACTTCCCTTATCTCAGCGCCTTTGGGGACCTGGACCAGAACCA GGATGGCTGCATCAGCCGGGAGGAGATGATCTCCTACTTCCTGCGCTCCAGCTCGGTGCTGGGCGGCCGCATGGGCTTCGTACACAACTTCCAGGAGAGTAACTCGCTACGCCCGGTTGCTTGTCGCCATTGCAAAGCTCTG ATTCTGGGCATCTACAAGCAGGGCCTCAAATGCAGAG ctTGTGGTGTGAACTGCCACAAACAGTGCAAAGACCGCCTGTCAGTGGAGTGTCGCCGCAGGGCCCAGAGTGTGAGCCTGGAGGGCTCTGCGCCTTCTCCCTCACCCACACATACCCACCATCGGGCCTTTAGCTTCTCCCTGCCTCGCCCAGGCAGACGCAGCTCCCGGCCACCAG AGATCCGAGAAGAGGAGGTGCAGGCAGTGGAGGACGGAGTGTTTGACATCCACTTATAA
- the Rasgrp2 gene encoding RAS guanyl-releasing protein 2 isoform X2, with the protein MANTLDLDKGCTVEELLRGCIEAFDDSGKVRDPQLVRMFLMMHPWYIPSSQLAAKLLHFYQQSRTDSSNSLQVKTCHLVRYWISAFPAEFDLNPELAEQIKELKALLDQEGNRRHSSLIDIENVPTYKWKRQVTQRNPVEQKKRKMSLLFDHLEPMELAEHLTYLEYRSFCKILFQDYHSFVTHGCTVDNPVLERFISLFNSVSQWVQLMILSKPTATQRALVITHFVHVAELLQLQNFNTLMAVVGGLSHSSISRLKETHSHVSPETIKLWEGLTELVTATGNYGNYRRRLAACVGFRFPILGVHLKDLVALQLALPDWLDPGRTRLNGAKMRQLFSILEELAMVTSLRPPVQANPDLLSLLTVSLDQYQTEDELYQLSLQREPRSKSSPTSPTSCTPPPRPPVLEEWTSVAKPKLDQALVAEHIEKMVESVFRNFDVDGDGHISQEEFQIIRGNFPYLSAFGDLDQNQDGCISREEMISYFLRSSSVLGGRMGFVHNFQESNSLRPVACRHCKALILGIYKQGLKCRACGVNCHKQCKDRLSVECRRRAQSVSLEGSAPSPSPTHTHHRAFSFSLPRPGRRSSRPPEIREEEVQAVEDGVFDIHL; encoded by the exons ATGGCGAACACTCTGGACTTGGACAAGGGTTGCACGGTAGAGGAGCTGCTCCGAGGCTGCATCGAAGCCTTTG ATGACTCCGGAAAGGTGCGAGATCCGCAGCTAGTGCGCATGTTTCTCATGATGCATCCCTGGTACATACCTTCCTCTCAGCTGGCTGCGAAACTGCTCCACTT CTATCAGCAATCCCGGACAGACAGCTCTAATTCTCTACAGGTGAAAACGTGTCACCTAGTCAG GTACTGGATCTCAGCATTCCCAGCAGAGTTTGACTTGAACCCAGAGCTGGCTGAGCAGATCAAAGAGCTGAAGGCTCTGTTAGACCAAGAAGGGAACCGAAGGCACAGCAGCCTCATCGACATCGAGAACGT CCCCACCTACAAGTGGAAGCGGCAGGTGACTCAGCGGAACCCTGTGGAACAGAAAAAGCGCAAGATGTCCCTGTTGTTTGATCACTTGGAGCCTATGGAGCTGGCAGAGCATCTCACCTACTTGGAGTATCGCTCCTTCTGCAAAATCCTG TTCCAGGACTATCACAGCTTTGTGACCCACGGCTGCACCGTAGACAATCCCGTCCTGGAGCGATTCATCTCCCTCTTCAACAGTGTCTCACAGTGGGTCCAGCTCATGATCCTCAGCAAGCCCACAGCCACGCAGCGGGCGCTGGTCATCACACACTTCGTGCATGTGGCAGAG CTGCTGCAGCTGCAGAACTTCAACACACTGATGGCTGTTGTTGGAGGCCTGAGTCACAGCTCCATCTCACGCCTCAAGGAGACCCACAGCCACGTCAGCCCTGAGACCATCAAG ctctgggaaggccTGACGGAATTAGTGACAGCCACCGGCAACTACGGCAATTACCGGCGTAGGCTGGCGGCCTGCGTGGGCTTCCGCTTCCCTATCCTGGGTGTGCACCTCAAGGATCTGGTGGCCTTGCAGCTGGCGCTGCCTGACTGGCTGGACCCGGGCAGGACCAGGCTCAATGGAGCCAAGATGAGGCAACTTTTTAGCATTCTGGAGGAGCTGGCCATGGTGACCAGCCTGCGACCACCTGTGCAAGCCAACCCTGACTTGCTGAGTCTACTCACG GTATCCCTGGATCAGTATCAGACGGAGGATGAGCTGTACCAGCTCTCCCTGCAGCGTGAGCCACGTTCCAAGTCATCG CCAACCAGCCCGACCAGCTGCACCCCACCTCCCCGACCTCCTGTGCTAGAAGAGTGGACCTCAGTTGCCAAGCCTAAGCTGGACCAGGCCTTGGTGGCAGAGCACATTGAGAAGATGGTGGAG TCTGTGTTCCGGAACTTTGACGTCGATGGGGACGGTCACATCTCCCAGGAGGAGTTCCAGATCATCCGGGGCAACTTCCCTTATCTCAGCGCCTTTGGGGACCTGGACCAGAACCA GGATGGCTGCATCAGCCGGGAGGAGATGATCTCCTACTTCCTGCGCTCCAGCTCGGTGCTGGGCGGCCGCATGGGCTTCGTACACAACTTCCAGGAGAGTAACTCGCTACGCCCGGTTGCTTGTCGCCATTGCAAAGCTCTG ATTCTGGGCATCTACAAGCAGGGCCTCAAATGCAGAG ctTGTGGTGTGAACTGCCACAAACAGTGCAAAGACCGCCTGTCAGTGGAGTGTCGCCGCAGGGCCCAGAGTGTGAGCCTGGAGGGCTCTGCGCCTTCTCCCTCACCCACACATACCCACCATCGGGCCTTTAGCTTCTCCCTGCCTCGCCCAGGCAGACGCAGCTCCCGGCCACCAG AGATCCGAGAAGAGGAGGTGCAGGCAGTGGAGGACGGAGTGTTTGACATCCACTTATAA
- the Rasgrp2 gene encoding RAS guanyl-releasing protein 2 isoform X1 has protein sequence MANTLDLDKGCTVEELLRGCIEAFDDSGKVRDPQLVRMFLMMHPWYIPSSQLAAKLLHFYQQSRTDSSNSLQVKTCHLVRYWISAFPAEFDLNPELAEQIKELKALLDQEGNRRHSSLIDIENVPTYKWKRQVTQRNPVEQKKRKMSLLFDHLEPMELAEHLTYLEYRSFCKILFQDYHSFVTHGCTVDNPVLERFISLFNSVSQWVQLMILSKPTATQRALVITHFVHVAEKLLQLQNFNTLMAVVGGLSHSSISRLKETHSHVSPETIKLWEGLTELVTATGNYGNYRRRLAACVGFRFPILGVHLKDLVALQLALPDWLDPGRTRLNGAKMRQLFSILEELAMVTSLRPPVQANPDLLSLLTVSLDQYQTEDELYQLSLQREPRSKSSPTSPTSCTPPPRPPVLEEWTSVAKPKLDQALVAEHIEKMVESVFRNFDVDGDGHISQEEFQIIRGNFPYLSAFGDLDQNQDGCISREEMISYFLRSSSVLGGRMGFVHNFQESNSLRPVACRHCKALILGIYKQGLKCRACGVNCHKQCKDRLSVECRRRAQSVSLEGSAPSPSPTHTHHRAFSFSLPRPGRRSSRPPEIREEEVQAVEDGVFDIHL, from the exons ATGGCGAACACTCTGGACTTGGACAAGGGTTGCACGGTAGAGGAGCTGCTCCGAGGCTGCATCGAAGCCTTTG ATGACTCCGGAAAGGTGCGAGATCCGCAGCTAGTGCGCATGTTTCTCATGATGCATCCCTGGTACATACCTTCCTCTCAGCTGGCTGCGAAACTGCTCCACTT CTATCAGCAATCCCGGACAGACAGCTCTAATTCTCTACAGGTGAAAACGTGTCACCTAGTCAG GTACTGGATCTCAGCATTCCCAGCAGAGTTTGACTTGAACCCAGAGCTGGCTGAGCAGATCAAAGAGCTGAAGGCTCTGTTAGACCAAGAAGGGAACCGAAGGCACAGCAGCCTCATCGACATCGAGAACGT CCCCACCTACAAGTGGAAGCGGCAGGTGACTCAGCGGAACCCTGTGGAACAGAAAAAGCGCAAGATGTCCCTGTTGTTTGATCACTTGGAGCCTATGGAGCTGGCAGAGCATCTCACCTACTTGGAGTATCGCTCCTTCTGCAAAATCCTG TTCCAGGACTATCACAGCTTTGTGACCCACGGCTGCACCGTAGACAATCCCGTCCTGGAGCGATTCATCTCCCTCTTCAACAGTGTCTCACAGTGGGTCCAGCTCATGATCCTCAGCAAGCCCACAGCCACGCAGCGGGCGCTGGTCATCACACACTTCGTGCATGTGGCAGAG AAGCTGCTGCAGCTGCAGAACTTCAACACACTGATGGCTGTTGTTGGAGGCCTGAGTCACAGCTCCATCTCACGCCTCAAGGAGACCCACAGCCACGTCAGCCCTGAGACCATCAAG ctctgggaaggccTGACGGAATTAGTGACAGCCACCGGCAACTACGGCAATTACCGGCGTAGGCTGGCGGCCTGCGTGGGCTTCCGCTTCCCTATCCTGGGTGTGCACCTCAAGGATCTGGTGGCCTTGCAGCTGGCGCTGCCTGACTGGCTGGACCCGGGCAGGACCAGGCTCAATGGAGCCAAGATGAGGCAACTTTTTAGCATTCTGGAGGAGCTGGCCATGGTGACCAGCCTGCGACCACCTGTGCAAGCCAACCCTGACTTGCTGAGTCTACTCACG GTATCCCTGGATCAGTATCAGACGGAGGATGAGCTGTACCAGCTCTCCCTGCAGCGTGAGCCACGTTCCAAGTCATCG CCAACCAGCCCGACCAGCTGCACCCCACCTCCCCGACCTCCTGTGCTAGAAGAGTGGACCTCAGTTGCCAAGCCTAAGCTGGACCAGGCCTTGGTGGCAGAGCACATTGAGAAGATGGTGGAG TCTGTGTTCCGGAACTTTGACGTCGATGGGGACGGTCACATCTCCCAGGAGGAGTTCCAGATCATCCGGGGCAACTTCCCTTATCTCAGCGCCTTTGGGGACCTGGACCAGAACCA GGATGGCTGCATCAGCCGGGAGGAGATGATCTCCTACTTCCTGCGCTCCAGCTCGGTGCTGGGCGGCCGCATGGGCTTCGTACACAACTTCCAGGAGAGTAACTCGCTACGCCCGGTTGCTTGTCGCCATTGCAAAGCTCTG ATTCTGGGCATCTACAAGCAGGGCCTCAAATGCAGAG ctTGTGGTGTGAACTGCCACAAACAGTGCAAAGACCGCCTGTCAGTGGAGTGTCGCCGCAGGGCCCAGAGTGTGAGCCTGGAGGGCTCTGCGCCTTCTCCCTCACCCACACATACCCACCATCGGGCCTTTAGCTTCTCCCTGCCTCGCCCAGGCAGACGCAGCTCCCGGCCACCAG AGATCCGAGAAGAGGAGGTGCAGGCAGTGGAGGACGGAGTGTTTGACATCCACTTATAA